A window of Spirochaetota bacterium contains these coding sequences:
- a CDS encoding redoxin domain-containing protein has protein sequence MKERLAAGMQAPDFRFDSPWEQSLDFHKAIDGTGAVLYFLRYMGCPICQYKISEIMRDWDKLRASGKKVFIVLQSEPAIVKEHIGSEEISFAIICDPREEAFRLYGVAPGNILHYIAPSVIIKAVKAARKGFSHGKKEGKEMQRPAVFIIDGKKKITYAYYGKNIGDLPENEEILKRLKLK, from the coding sequence ATGAAGGAACGACTCGCCGCGGGCATGCAGGCCCCGGACTTCCGCTTCGACTCACCCTGGGAGCAATCGCTCGATTTTCACAAGGCAATAGACGGCACGGGCGCGGTGCTCTATTTCCTGCGCTATATGGGCTGTCCCATCTGCCAGTACAAGATTTCCGAGATCATGCGCGACTGGGACAAGCTGCGCGCCTCGGGCAAAAAGGTGTTCATCGTGCTGCAGAGCGAGCCCGCCATCGTGAAGGAGCATATCGGCAGCGAGGAGATTTCCTTCGCGATCATTTGCGATCCCAGAGAGGAAGCCTTTAGACTTTATGGGGTGGCGCCCGGCAACATCCTTCACTATATCGCCCCCTCGGTGATCATCAAGGCCGTCAAGGCCGCGCGCAAGGGTTTTTCGCACGGCAAGAAAGAAGGAAAGGAGATGCAGCGTCCCGCCGTGTTCATCATCGACGGAAAGAAAAAGATAACCTACGCGTATTACGGGAAAAATATCGGCGACCTTCCTGAAAACGAGGAAATACTTAAAAGACTTAAATTGAAATAA
- a CDS encoding GMC family oxidoreductase has translation MSTKLSFTSDVIIVGSGPGGATVARELSKAGKKVSIFERGHDHRGRFYYGTYPGAIVYSDRMSFLFTEEGLNIISPIMVGGATSMYCGCSAPPPPWFKKKYRIDIDKEVRETEKELGIAPLPAELRGKASTRIAEAAGALGYNWFPQPKFMSPARAKKFNCTAACMLGCTCNAKWNAGEWIDEALGTGAQLYTGAKISKVIKDGTHVKGIEGTLGGKSFTATAPVVILAAGGIGTPRILQASGLAKAGEGMAMDVTVMVYGTTKEKGIGKEPPMTWSWENDEDGYMLSTLIDPWLLYPLGAMRVGIKQALMWPKWGNILGVMIKLKDDISGGVYPGGRISKPLTPKDTVRLAHARATCERILIEAGASPSSIFMRPLMGTHPSGTVRIGTMLDTNLKTEIDGLYVCDASTFPESLDRPTVLTIIGLSKRLAGHLLKKK, from the coding sequence ATGAGCACTAAGCTATCATTCACGTCCGATGTGATCATAGTCGGATCGGGACCGGGCGGCGCCACCGTCGCGCGGGAACTGTCCAAGGCCGGGAAGAAGGTGTCGATCTTCGAGCGCGGCCATGATCATCGCGGTCGATTCTATTACGGCACCTATCCCGGGGCGATCGTCTACTCGGACAGGATGAGCTTCCTTTTCACCGAGGAGGGGCTCAATATCATCAGCCCCATAATGGTAGGGGGGGCGACCTCGATGTACTGCGGATGCTCCGCCCCGCCCCCGCCCTGGTTCAAGAAAAAATACCGGATCGATATCGACAAAGAGGTCAGGGAGACCGAGAAGGAGCTTGGAATCGCGCCCCTGCCCGCGGAGCTGCGCGGAAAGGCCTCGACCCGCATCGCCGAGGCGGCGGGTGCGCTCGGGTACAACTGGTTTCCCCAGCCCAAGTTCATGTCCCCGGCGCGCGCGAAGAAATTCAACTGCACCGCCGCGTGCATGCTGGGTTGCACGTGCAACGCGAAATGGAACGCGGGCGAATGGATCGACGAAGCATTGGGAACAGGTGCCCAGCTCTATACCGGCGCAAAGATAAGCAAAGTCATAAAAGACGGGACCCATGTCAAGGGGATCGAAGGCACCCTTGGCGGAAAAAGCTTCACGGCCACGGCACCCGTCGTGATTCTGGCCGCAGGCGGTATCGGAACCCCAAGGATTCTCCAGGCCTCGGGCCTCGCGAAAGCCGGCGAAGGAATGGCGATGGACGTCACGGTCATGGTGTACGGCACGACGAAAGAAAAAGGGATCGGCAAGGAGCCCCCCATGACATGGTCCTGGGAAAACGACGAGGACGGCTACATGCTCTCCACGCTTATCGACCCATGGCTTCTCTATCCCCTTGGCGCGATGCGCGTCGGAATTAAACAGGCCCTCATGTGGCCCAAATGGGGAAACATCCTGGGCGTTATGATAAAGCTCAAGGACGATATCTCCGGGGGTGTCTATCCCGGCGGCAGGATCAGCAAGCCGCTCACGCCGAAAGATACCGTGCGCCTCGCCCATGCCCGCGCCACGTGCGAGAGAATCCTCATCGAGGCCGGCGCCTCTCCCTCCTCCATTTTCATGCGCCCGCTCATGGGAACGCACCCGAGCGGGACAGTGCGGATAGGCACCATGCTCGACACGAATCTGAAGACGGAGATCGACGGCCTCTACGTATGCGACGCGAGCACCTTTCCCGAATCGCTCGACAGGCCTACGGTGCTCACGATCATTGGGCTCAGCAAGCGGCTGGCCGGGCATCTGCTGAAGAAGAAATAA
- a CDS encoding NAD-dependent epimerase/dehydratase family protein, protein MRREHLSRIARQAYGAHDHWAQQAAGRASAEEEIIGRGNHMKILVTGATGFIGSAVTRALVQNKKSVRCLVRKGSDISNLEGLKVEYAYGDVTDLDSVRRAVKGCDQVIHLAAIYAIWLKDPNLMYRVNVNGTQKVLTACRDAKVKKIVYVSSTAALGAHGKTPANESAVYNMESAGDDYFKSKFQAEQLVLDFAAKGLPVTIVNPTVPIGARDIKPTPSGALIINVMKGLLPGYIDGGLNLIDVEDCAAGIVKALERGKRGEKYVLGNRNVSMKEFFDLIVKVAGTGKAPAIRFPVFMAVQSGYAYELLARITGKEPLNTAAWVRVGSHYSWWDTTRAQKELGLPQTPVEKSIANAIAWFREKEYI, encoded by the coding sequence ATGCGACGCGAGCACCTTTCCCGAATCGCTCGACAGGCCTACGGTGCTCACGATCATTGGGCTCAGCAAGCGGCTGGCCGGGCATCTGCTGAAGAAGAAATAATAGGGCGGGGTAATCATATGAAGATACTCGTGACTGGCGCGACGGGATTTATCGGCTCCGCGGTAACGCGGGCGCTCGTGCAAAACAAAAAGTCGGTACGCTGCCTGGTGAGAAAGGGCAGCGACATCTCGAACCTGGAAGGCCTCAAGGTCGAATATGCCTATGGCGACGTGACCGACCTGGATTCGGTGCGCCGGGCGGTCAAGGGATGCGACCAGGTGATCCACCTCGCGGCCATTTACGCGATCTGGCTGAAAGATCCCAACCTCATGTACCGCGTGAACGTGAACGGCACCCAGAAGGTGCTCACGGCGTGCCGCGATGCGAAGGTAAAGAAGATCGTGTATGTGAGCTCTACCGCGGCGCTGGGCGCCCACGGCAAAACGCCTGCGAACGAAAGCGCCGTCTACAACATGGAATCCGCGGGCGACGATTATTTTAAATCGAAATTCCAGGCGGAGCAGCTGGTGCTCGATTTCGCCGCGAAGGGGCTGCCGGTGACGATCGTGAATCCCACCGTACCCATTGGCGCGCGCGACATCAAGCCCACCCCTTCCGGGGCGCTCATCATCAACGTCATGAAGGGCCTGCTGCCCGGCTATATCGACGGCGGGCTGAACCTGATCGACGTGGAGGATTGCGCCGCGGGGATCGTGAAGGCGCTCGAGCGCGGTAAGCGCGGCGAGAAATACGTGCTGGGAAACCGCAACGTGAGCATGAAGGAATTCTTCGACCTCATTGTCAAGGTCGCGGGCACGGGGAAGGCCCCGGCGATACGGTTTCCCGTGTTTATGGCCGTCCAGTCCGGGTACGCCTACGAGCTTCTCGCGCGCATCACGGGAAAGGAACCGCTTAATACCGCAGCATGGGTCAGGGTGGGGAGCCATTATTCCTGGTGGGATACTACCAGGGCCCAAAAGGAGCTTGGTCTTCCGCAAACCCCCGTGGAAAAGAGCATCGCGAACGCGATCGCCTGGTTCAGGGAGAAGGAATATATCTGA